The following are encoded in a window of Methylocystis rosea genomic DNA:
- a CDS encoding ATP-binding cassette domain-containing protein — translation MTPALAIRNVSHAYGARKALDDVSFSVPAGSFTVLLGLNGAGKSTLFSLITRLYAARHGEIEIFGHNVMREPGAALRQLGVVFQARTLDLELSVMQNLLYHAALHGIGPIDARRLGQAALSRAGLADRAKDKARSLSGGQMRRVEIARALLHDPRLLLLDEPTVGLDIKARADLLALVRGLVRDQHLGVLWTTHLVDEIADDDQVIILHHGKVLATGRAAEIVAAQGAANIGDAFARIAGIGQEKLSA, via the coding sequence ATGACCCCCGCGCTCGCAATCAGAAACGTCAGCCACGCCTATGGGGCGCGCAAGGCGCTCGACGACGTCAGCTTTTCCGTGCCGGCCGGCAGCTTCACGGTGCTGCTTGGATTGAACGGCGCGGGCAAGAGCACGCTGTTCTCGCTGATCACGCGGCTCTATGCCGCGCGCCACGGCGAGATCGAGATATTTGGCCACAATGTCATGCGCGAGCCCGGCGCAGCGCTGCGCCAGCTTGGCGTCGTCTTTCAGGCGCGCACGCTCGATCTCGAACTCAGCGTGATGCAAAATCTCCTCTATCACGCAGCCCTGCACGGCATCGGCCCGATCGACGCGCGCCGCCTTGGACAGGCGGCGCTATCGCGCGCGGGCCTTGCGGACCGCGCCAAGGACAAGGCCCGCTCCCTGTCTGGGGGACAGATGCGCCGCGTCGAAATTGCGCGCGCGCTGCTGCATGATCCGCGGCTGCTGCTTCTCGATGAGCCGACAGTCGGGCTCGACATCAAAGCCCGCGCCGATCTCCTCGCGCTTGTCCGCGGTCTGGTGCGCGATCAACATCTCGGCGTTTTGTGGACCACGCATCTCGTCGACGAGATCGCCGACGATGATCAGGTGATCATTCTGCATCATGGTAAGGTTCTGGCGACGGGACGCGCCGCCGAGATCGTCGCGGCGCAAGGCGCGGCAAATATCGGCGACGCTTTCGCGCGCATCGCCGGGATCGGCCAGGAGAAGCTTTCGGCATGA
- a CDS encoding response regulator: MRVLIVDDHPIIVSGCAAMLAGEGDIDVVDARDAETGLSVFVAQKPDVTVVDIGLPGVSGFELTRRILETDPHARIVVFSMNDDPIFAARAIQMGAKGYVTKNDDPYLLLTAVREVASGGVFLMPKIANQLAFEKSGAAASPLSALTARELEILRMLGRGLGMAEIADATQVSYKTIANSCSIMKRKLGARTPMELMRIALEHKLT, encoded by the coding sequence ATGCGCGTTCTTATCGTCGACGACCATCCGATCATCGTTTCCGGCTGCGCAGCGATGCTCGCCGGTGAGGGCGACATCGACGTCGTCGACGCGCGAGACGCGGAGACGGGTCTTAGCGTTTTCGTGGCGCAAAAGCCCGACGTGACAGTCGTCGACATCGGCCTGCCGGGGGTTTCGGGATTTGAGTTGACGCGGCGGATTCTCGAGACTGATCCACATGCCCGCATCGTCGTCTTCAGCATGAACGACGACCCGATTTTTGCCGCGCGCGCGATTCAGATGGGCGCAAAGGGCTATGTGACGAAGAACGACGATCCCTATCTCTTGCTCACAGCCGTGCGCGAGGTAGCTTCCGGCGGCGTTTTTCTGATGCCTAAAATCGCCAATCAGCTCGCCTTCGAAAAGAGCGGCGCGGCGGCCAGTCCGCTCTCCGCGTTGACCGCGCGTGAATTGGAGATTTTGCGAATGCTCGGGCGCGGGCTCGGGATGGCCGAGATCGCCGATGCGACTCAAGTCTCCTACAAGACGATCGCCAACAGCTGCTCGATCATGAAACGAAAGCTTGGCGCCCGCACGCCGATGGAGCTGATGCGCATCGCGCTCGAACACAAGTTGACGTAA
- a CDS encoding ATP-binding protein — MLRRLSLRLRLSLLLGVVLALGLALGVGLLVLHAGARVRAEADGATRLARELVEATLTRLDAAPDPEAEIGRLLADARRLRHVRVTLAGEETHAREDVDRAPQWFTRLVLPNAAVTRIETGRGAAIMIASNPADEIAEIWQEIVWLAIGGAGIAVAAFALVSLAVSRTLRPVATLAEGLQRLERGEHSMRVPADGSPEFVIIAERINALAATLQRLDDENRRLVRRMIHVQDEERKDIARDLHDEIGPFLFTVRAGVGALARRATAPGADPIRLAEDCARIDAQIAALQQVNRRILGRLRPAALEEMGLADALEALAQGWRDANPKVAIALSLDGASGDIEEATALTAYRIVQEALANALKHSGANRVEVAVMRSTGALHIVVRDNGAGLQTTRSASSSGLGLRGMSERVGALGGALTLANDAMGGARLTASLPMREGGTAQHDPL, encoded by the coding sequence ATGCTTCGAAGGCTCTCCCTGCGCCTTCGCCTGTCGCTGCTGCTCGGCGTCGTGCTCGCGCTGGGACTGGCGCTCGGCGTCGGCCTGCTCGTATTGCATGCGGGCGCGCGCGTTCGCGCCGAAGCCGACGGCGCGACGCGCCTTGCGCGCGAACTCGTAGAAGCGACGCTAACGCGACTTGACGCGGCGCCAGACCCGGAGGCGGAGATCGGGCGACTTCTCGCCGACGCGCGGCGGCTGCGCCATGTTCGCGTCACGCTCGCCGGAGAGGAGACGCACGCGCGGGAGGACGTCGACCGCGCGCCGCAGTGGTTCACCCGGCTCGTGCTGCCGAACGCCGCTGTGACCCGAATCGAAACCGGCCGGGGGGCCGCGATCATGATCGCTTCCAATCCCGCGGATGAGATCGCCGAAATTTGGCAGGAGATCGTTTGGCTCGCGATCGGCGGCGCGGGAATCGCCGTCGCCGCCTTCGCGCTCGTTTCACTCGCCGTGTCGCGAACGCTGCGTCCGGTCGCCACGCTCGCGGAGGGCCTGCAGCGTCTCGAGCGCGGCGAACATTCGATGCGCGTTCCCGCCGATGGTTCTCCGGAGTTCGTCATCATCGCCGAACGGATCAACGCGTTGGCGGCGACGCTGCAACGGCTCGACGACGAAAATCGCAGGCTCGTGCGGCGCATGATCCATGTGCAGGACGAAGAGCGCAAAGACATCGCCCGCGACCTGCATGACGAGATCGGCCCTTTTCTTTTCACTGTGCGCGCCGGCGTTGGCGCATTGGCGCGCCGGGCGACCGCGCCGGGCGCAGACCCGATCCGACTCGCAGAAGATTGCGCCCGCATCGACGCACAGATCGCCGCTCTGCAACAGGTCAACAGACGCATTCTGGGACGGCTGCGTCCCGCCGCCCTCGAGGAGATGGGACTTGCCGACGCGTTAGAGGCGCTGGCGCAAGGCTGGCGCGACGCCAATCCGAAGGTCGCCATCGCACTTTCGCTCGACGGCGCCTCCGGGGACATCGAAGAAGCGACCGCGCTCACCGCCTATCGCATCGTGCAGGAAGCGCTCGCCAATGCGTTAAAGCATTCGGGCGCCAATCGGGTCGAGGTTGCCGTCATGCGGTCGACGGGCGCATTGCATATTGTCGTGCGGGACAATGGGGCCGGCCTCCAAACGACGCGTTCCGCGTCCTCGAGCGGTCTCGGTTTGCGCGGCATGAGCGAACGAGTCGGCGCGCTCGGCGGCGCGCTCACGCTTGCGAACGACGCAATGGGCGGCGCGCGGCTGACCGCGTCGCTGCCGATGCGCGAGGGCGGAACGGCGCAGCACGACCCGCTATGA
- a CDS encoding alpha/beta fold hydrolase, protein MTSAAATLLGARRLVVPANGIEFEVFEAGAGDRLALLLHGFPQHAVMWRHLIGPLAAAGYRVWAVNQRGYGATTRPVEKDAYSLEALTADVAGLIDAANPASVSLVGHDWGGFVAWVVAIRKLRPIDALVVLNIPHPLCFRRALEQEWRQKLKSAYAAFFQLPWLPERLMSARRGAGAAWLMQRAAGRDGVFSKEAMDIYRANVAAPGAASAMLNWYRAAGRDILAAEDLDEPIDAPTLVVWGMQDVALGESCLDGTECYVRDLRIERLPGVSHWTPEDAPEKVNELILDFV, encoded by the coding sequence GTGACGTCCGCGGCGGCGACTCTGCTCGGGGCGCGTCGCCTGGTCGTTCCAGCCAACGGAATTGAGTTCGAGGTTTTCGAGGCCGGCGCGGGCGATCGGCTCGCGCTGCTCCTGCACGGCTTTCCCCAGCACGCCGTCATGTGGCGTCATCTCATCGGACCGCTCGCGGCCGCCGGATATCGCGTTTGGGCGGTCAATCAGCGCGGCTATGGCGCGACAACGCGCCCCGTGGAGAAAGACGCCTATTCCCTAGAGGCGCTCACAGCCGACGTCGCCGGATTGATCGACGCCGCCAATCCCGCCTCGGTCTCGCTTGTCGGCCATGACTGGGGCGGTTTCGTCGCCTGGGTCGTCGCCATTCGCAAGCTGCGGCCGATCGACGCTCTCGTCGTTCTGAACATTCCGCATCCCCTGTGCTTCCGGCGCGCGCTCGAACAGGAATGGAGACAGAAGCTGAAGTCCGCCTATGCGGCCTTCTTCCAGCTGCCCTGGCTGCCTGAACGACTGATGTCCGCGCGGCGCGGCGCCGGCGCCGCGTGGCTGATGCAACGGGCCGCAGGCCGGGACGGCGTCTTTTCAAAAGAGGCGATGGACATCTACCGCGCCAATGTCGCGGCGCCGGGCGCCGCCAGCGCCATGCTCAATTGGTATCGCGCCGCCGGACGTGACATTCTGGCGGCGGAAGACCTCGATGAACCGATAGATGCGCCGACGCTTGTGGTCTGGGGGATGCAGGATGTGGCGCTTGGCGAGTCCTGTCTTGACGGCACGGAATGCTATGTTCGCGATCTCCGGATCGAACGGCTGCCAGGCGTGTCGCATTGGACGCCCGAAGACGCGCCGGAAAAAGTTAACGAGCTGATTTTGGACTTTGTTTAA
- the infC gene encoding translation initiation factor IF-3 — MKSIAAPQKEGPRINREIRAREVQLIDSEGKNHGVIQLPDALGIAEAAGLDLVEIAPNSTPPVCKILDYGRFRFAEQKKAAEARKKQKVVEVKEIKLRPGIDDHDYGVKMKAVRRFFEEGDKVKVTLRFRGREIAHQDIGYRLLSRVKAETATLAKVELEPSMEGRQMVMVLAPR, encoded by the coding sequence ATGAAGAGCATCGCAGCCCCCCAGAAGGAAGGGCCGCGCATCAATCGGGAAATTCGCGCGCGAGAAGTGCAGCTAATCGATTCCGAGGGGAAAAATCACGGCGTCATCCAATTGCCGGACGCGCTGGGCATCGCCGAAGCGGCGGGACTCGATCTCGTCGAGATCGCGCCCAATTCCACGCCCCCCGTCTGCAAAATTCTTGATTACGGGCGTTTTCGCTTCGCCGAGCAAAAGAAGGCCGCCGAGGCCCGCAAAAAGCAGAAAGTCGTCGAGGTTAAGGAAATAAAGCTTCGGCCCGGCATCGACGACCATGATTACGGCGTGAAAATGAAAGCCGTGCGCCGCTTCTTCGAAGAAGGCGACAAGGTCAAGGTCACCCTTCGCTTTCGCGGCCGCGAAATCGCGCATCAGGACATTGGCTATCGGCTTTTGTCGCGCGTGAAGGCTGAGACCGCCACGCTGGCCAAGGTCGAACTCGAACCGTCCATGGAAGGACGGCAGATGGTGATGGTGCTGGCGCCTCGATAG
- a CDS encoding ABC transporter substrate-binding protein, whose product MKSLVVAVCFVLFAAPVAAETVNVKVGVLRETHARETLSILDIPAADDTLAGALMGAADNNTTGKFTNQTFEAIDARLEDGEDVMAALDALLDKGALFIIADLSPDRLLAASERAKPKGALLFNVSATDDRLRENDCRANVIHVAPTRSMLADGLAQYLIWKQWRRWLLIKGSHPEDELLAQAFRNSAKKFGAKIVEERVYEDTGGGRRSDSGSVQTQRQIPVLTQNAPAYDVLVAADETEVFGGYLPYRTWDPRPVAGSGGLMPTSWNASHEQWGALQLQNRFTQTFRRLMNVRDNAAWLAMRMIGEAATRTGSNDPEKLRLYLLGNDFSIAAFKGVRLTLRPWNQQLRQPILLSDGRMIVSVSPQEGFLHQTSELDTLGADQPESKCKLQ is encoded by the coding sequence ATGAAAAGCTTGGTCGTCGCCGTCTGTTTCGTGCTTTTCGCCGCGCCGGTCGCGGCTGAAACGGTCAACGTCAAAGTCGGCGTCCTACGCGAAACGCACGCCCGAGAAACCCTCTCTATTCTCGATATTCCGGCCGCCGACGATACGCTCGCCGGGGCGCTGATGGGCGCAGCCGACAACAACACCACAGGCAAATTCACCAACCAGACGTTCGAGGCGATCGACGCCAGGCTCGAGGACGGCGAGGACGTCATGGCGGCCCTCGACGCGCTTCTGGACAAGGGCGCCCTGTTCATCATCGCCGATCTTTCGCCCGATCGTCTGCTTGCCGCTTCCGAGCGCGCGAAGCCGAAAGGCGCCCTGCTTTTTAATGTCTCCGCGACGGATGACAGGCTTCGCGAAAATGACTGCCGCGCCAATGTCATCCATGTCGCGCCGACGCGTTCGATGCTCGCTGATGGCCTCGCGCAATATCTCATCTGGAAGCAATGGCGCCGCTGGCTCCTCATCAAGGGCTCGCATCCCGAAGACGAACTTTTGGCGCAAGCCTTCCGCAACAGCGCCAAGAAATTCGGCGCAAAGATCGTCGAGGAACGCGTCTATGAAGACACCGGCGGCGGACGCCGCAGCGACTCCGGTTCGGTGCAGACCCAGCGGCAAATTCCTGTCCTGACGCAGAACGCGCCAGCCTATGACGTGCTGGTCGCCGCGGACGAGACCGAGGTCTTCGGGGGCTATCTTCCCTACCGCACCTGGGACCCGCGTCCTGTGGCAGGGTCAGGCGGACTTATGCCAACAAGCTGGAACGCCTCCCATGAGCAATGGGGCGCGCTTCAGCTGCAGAACCGTTTCACCCAGACGTTCAGGCGCCTGATGAATGTGCGAGACAATGCGGCGTGGCTCGCCATGCGGATGATTGGCGAAGCCGCAACGCGCACCGGGTCGAACGACCCCGAGAAGCTCCGCCTCTACCTGCTCGGCAACGACTTCTCCATCGCCGCATTCAAAGGCGTGCGGCTTACGTTGCGGCCCTGGAACCAGCAATTGCGCCAGCCGATACTGCTTTCCGACGGACGGATGATCGTCTCGGTTTCGCCGCAGGAAGGCTTTCTCCATCAAACGAGCGAACTCGACACGCTTGGAGCCGATCAGCCGGAGTCGAAATGCAAATTGCAGTGA
- a CDS encoding ABC transporter permease, which yields MSEIATPRGFTLRQYLICLSGVVWREGLRFLHQRERFVSALVRPLVWLFIFAAGFRQVLGVSIIPPYETYVLYEVYIAPGLMAMIQLFNGMQSSLSMVYDREMGSMRTLLVSPFPRWFLLGSKLLAGVAVSILQVYAFLVIAYFWEIEPPTKWGYLTLLPALALSGLMLGALGMLLSSLIKQLENFAGVMNFVIFPMFFASSALYPLWRVKESSPWLYYVCEVNPFTHAVELIRFAFYEKVEWTSLAIVFAYTSAFLVAAILAYDPGRGMLMRRGG from the coding sequence ATGAGCGAAATTGCTACGCCAAGAGGCTTCACCCTTCGCCAATATCTCATCTGTCTCTCGGGAGTCGTCTGGCGCGAGGGCCTGCGCTTTCTGCATCAGCGCGAACGCTTCGTCTCGGCGCTGGTGCGCCCGCTCGTCTGGCTCTTTATTTTCGCGGCGGGCTTCCGGCAGGTGCTCGGCGTTTCGATCATCCCGCCTTACGAAACTTACGTTCTCTACGAGGTCTATATCGCGCCCGGCCTGATGGCGATGATCCAGCTCTTCAACGGCATGCAGTCTTCGCTCTCGATGGTCTACGACCGCGAAATGGGCAGCATGCGCACGCTGCTCGTCTCACCCTTTCCGCGCTGGTTTCTGCTCGGCTCCAAACTTCTGGCCGGCGTCGCCGTCTCGATACTGCAGGTCTACGCTTTCCTGGTGATCGCCTATTTCTGGGAAATCGAGCCGCCGACGAAATGGGGCTATCTCACCCTGCTGCCGGCGCTCGCGCTCAGCGGCCTGATGCTCGGCGCGCTCGGCATGCTGCTGTCATCGCTGATCAAACAGCTCGAAAACTTCGCCGGCGTGATGAATTTCGTGATCTTTCCGATGTTCTTCGCGTCCTCCGCGCTCTACCCGCTGTGGCGCGTGAAGGAGTCGAGCCCCTGGCTCTATTACGTGTGCGAGGTTAATCCGTTCACGCATGCGGTCGAACTGATCCGCTTCGCCTTTTATGAGAAAGTCGAGTGGACGTCGCTCGCGATTGTCTTCGCCTACACGAGCGCGTTCCTGGTGGCGGCCATACTCGCTTATGATCCAGGACGCGGCATGTTGATGCGCAGGGGCGGTTGA
- a CDS encoding DUF1614 domain-containing protein: MYSQHVDYLPLPPILYAVFTGALIALFLLIQFGVLRYAFGRIGLSSKYATLLLLASLLGSYVNIPVAHFTQERVVPQEMVDDFGGRYVVPEVVNWPGMILAVNVGGAVIPLLLSIYLLARNRIWIVAALATAIVAVVVHYFARIVPGAGISVPILAPPLVSAALAILLSRDFAAPVAYVSGSLGTLIGADLLNLDKIEGIGTPIVSFGGAGTFDGIFVTGILAVLIASLPLRRKATGVSATT, from the coding sequence GTGTACTCACAACATGTTGACTATCTCCCGCTGCCGCCCATCCTCTACGCGGTCTTCACGGGCGCGCTCATCGCGCTGTTCCTGCTGATCCAGTTTGGCGTGCTTCGCTATGCTTTCGGCCGCATCGGCCTGAGTTCGAAATATGCGACGCTCCTCTTGCTCGCGTCGCTTCTGGGAAGCTATGTGAACATTCCGGTTGCGCATTTCACCCAGGAACGCGTCGTTCCTCAAGAAATGGTCGACGATTTTGGCGGGCGCTATGTCGTCCCAGAGGTCGTCAACTGGCCGGGAATGATATTGGCCGTCAATGTCGGCGGCGCCGTTATTCCACTGTTGCTTTCGATCTATTTGCTCGCCCGTAATCGCATCTGGATCGTGGCGGCGCTTGCGACGGCGATCGTCGCTGTGGTCGTCCATTACTTTGCGCGGATTGTGCCCGGCGCCGGCATTAGCGTGCCGATCCTGGCGCCGCCGCTGGTGTCGGCGGCTCTCGCGATTTTGCTGTCGCGCGATTTCGCCGCGCCGGTCGCCTATGTCAGCGGCAGTCTCGGCACGCTCATCGGCGCCGACTTGCTCAATCTTGATAAGATAGAGGGCATCGGGACGCCGATCGTTTCGTTTGGCGGCGCCGGAACATTCGACGGCATTTTCGTCACGGGAATTCTTGCCGTTCTGATCGCGAGCCTGCCCTTGCGGCGGAAAGCCACTGGCGTTTCGGCGACGACATAA
- a CDS encoding YVTN family beta-propeller repeat protein translates to MWVAALLATLIAPAHAYKAYVSNEKGNSITVLDTEKLEATATVKVGRRPRGIALNKDGSELYICAGDDDAIQVLDTKTLKVTGKLPSGPDPELLALSPDGDVIYVSNENDNLVTLIDVKKKEMIGDIPVGVEPEGMAISPDGKLLVNTSETTNMAHLIDTQSKQIVANILVDARPRFAEFKKDGSELWVSSEVGGTVAIIDPAKRELKQKISFDIPAMSKEAIQPIGISFTRDGKRAFVALGPANRIAVIDAETKKVEKYLLVGQRVWHLAFTPDEKYLLTANGVSNDVSVIDVASLKVVKSIPVGAFPWGVVVAPQ, encoded by the coding sequence TTGTGGGTCGCGGCGCTGCTCGCAACTTTGATCGCGCCCGCCCACGCCTATAAGGCGTACGTCAGCAACGAGAAGGGCAATTCCATCACCGTCCTCGATACGGAGAAGCTGGAAGCGACAGCGACCGTGAAGGTCGGCCGACGCCCGCGCGGCATTGCGCTCAACAAGGACGGCTCCGAACTCTATATCTGCGCCGGCGACGACGACGCCATTCAAGTGCTCGACACGAAGACGCTCAAGGTCACCGGAAAGCTGCCCTCGGGCCCGGATCCCGAGCTCCTGGCGCTCAGTCCTGATGGCGACGTGATTTATGTCTCGAATGAAAACGACAATCTCGTCACGCTGATCGACGTGAAGAAGAAAGAGATGATCGGCGACATTCCCGTGGGCGTCGAACCCGAGGGCATGGCGATCAGTCCCGACGGCAAGCTGCTCGTCAACACATCGGAAACGACCAATATGGCGCATCTGATCGACACGCAGTCGAAGCAGATCGTCGCGAATATTCTGGTCGATGCGCGGCCGAGATTTGCGGAGTTCAAGAAGGACGGGTCGGAGCTTTGGGTATCCTCGGAAGTCGGCGGGACGGTCGCGATCATCGACCCCGCGAAACGCGAGTTGAAGCAGAAGATAAGCTTCGACATTCCGGCGATGTCGAAAGAAGCGATACAGCCGATCGGCATTTCGTTCACGCGCGACGGAAAACGCGCCTTCGTCGCGCTGGGGCCGGCCAATCGCATTGCGGTGATCGACGCCGAGACAAAAAAAGTCGAAAAATATCTGCTCGTCGGTCAGCGCGTCTGGCACCTCGCTTTCACGCCGGACGAAAAATATCTGCTCACCGCCAATGGCGTCTCAAACGACGTCTCGGTGATCGACGTCGCATCGCTCAAAGTGGTGAAATCGATCCCGGTCGGCGCTTTCCCTTGGGGCGTCGTCGTGGCGCCGCAATGA
- a CDS encoding TonB-dependent receptor, with the protein MRYVKQVSLIALCASLATTARAQQALPTIEVGGAPLRSTARPPVQTTPSTQRAPAGRASVTSAPATPALPASPIVRYAVPAATYTITGNELQNTRAFNLPENLVRQAPGVTVNDVAGGPFLPEIDFRGFVASPIAGTPQGLAVYQNGIRINEAWGDNVYWDMIPSVAIDRFTLVTGNPLFGLNAIGGAVTLDMKNGFTWQGFELDGRFGSRGRRQASMQHGLISGPFATYMAMEALGDDGYRQFSGAHIKRFYGDVGYRGESGEIHANVTLANNKFGVSGPAPVDLTNLDESAVFTTPQTIKNTLSMFDINGVFQATPTWKLFGDMHYRAFDQARVDGNTTEFECEVDESLCESDAGDTNIPNFFNGQVALGAIDRTWTRSRTVGGTVQVTNEDLYFGFHNKITFGVSYDHGWTAFSANEELGIIQPNLVVGGFGYIVEEQATGISSVSVRAANDYLGVYALDSLDLTDDLKVTAGARFNRANIALYDMRGTTLNGNGVFTRINPVAGLTYKILPNVSAYASYSEANRAPTPLELGCADPNRPCLIDNFLVADPPLKQVEAQTIEAGFRGDIAVPTILPAYADALPGNLNWSLGVFRTYSFNDILSVPSAINGRGYFTNAGTTLRQGIESSFRYTTERVNAFLNYTHTDATFRSTIVLGAPDNPLTGTFGTGGSILVTPGANLTSVPRHRFKAGIDFAVTPLWKVGADFQYSSGPYIRGDEINLAGRLPSYGILNFRTSYQLGPNIQVYGLLENVTNTRARSFGTFFDTNDISFLAFNNPRMVSIGPPLGVYGGVKITY; encoded by the coding sequence ATGCGCTACGTCAAGCAGGTCTCGCTCATCGCTCTTTGCGCTTCTCTCGCCACAACAGCCCGCGCGCAGCAGGCATTGCCGACGATCGAGGTAGGAGGCGCGCCTCTGCGTTCGACCGCGCGGCCGCCTGTGCAGACGACGCCCTCGACCCAGCGCGCGCCGGCAGGTCGTGCGTCGGTGACGTCAGCGCCTGCGACGCCTGCTCTGCCGGCGTCTCCCATCGTGCGTTACGCTGTTCCAGCGGCGACCTATACGATCACCGGCAATGAGCTGCAGAACACGCGCGCGTTCAATCTCCCGGAGAACCTTGTTCGTCAGGCGCCCGGAGTCACCGTCAATGACGTGGCAGGCGGACCGTTCCTGCCGGAAATCGATTTCCGCGGCTTCGTCGCCTCGCCCATCGCCGGAACGCCACAAGGCCTCGCCGTTTATCAGAACGGCATTCGCATCAACGAAGCCTGGGGCGACAACGTCTATTGGGACATGATCCCGAGCGTGGCGATTGATCGCTTCACGCTCGTGACCGGCAACCCGCTGTTCGGCCTCAACGCCATCGGCGGCGCCGTTACGCTCGACATGAAAAACGGCTTCACGTGGCAGGGGTTCGAGCTCGACGGGCGCTTCGGCAGCCGCGGCCGCCGCCAAGCATCGATGCAGCACGGCCTCATCTCTGGGCCGTTCGCCACCTACATGGCGATGGAGGCGCTTGGCGACGACGGCTACCGCCAGTTTTCCGGCGCGCACATCAAGCGCTTCTATGGCGATGTCGGCTACCGCGGCGAGAGCGGCGAGATCCACGCCAATGTGACGCTCGCCAATAATAAGTTCGGCGTTTCAGGTCCGGCGCCGGTCGATCTCACCAATCTCGACGAAAGCGCGGTCTTCACAACGCCGCAGACGATCAAGAACACGCTCTCGATGTTCGACATCAATGGCGTGTTTCAGGCGACGCCGACCTGGAAGCTCTTCGGCGACATGCATTACCGCGCCTTCGATCAAGCGAGGGTCGACGGCAATACGACGGAATTCGAATGCGAAGTCGACGAGTCGCTGTGCGAGAGCGACGCCGGCGACACAAACATCCCCAATTTCTTCAACGGGCAGGTCGCTCTGGGGGCGATCGATAGAACCTGGACGCGGTCGCGCACCGTCGGCGGCACGGTGCAGGTCACGAACGAGGATCTCTATTTCGGCTTCCACAACAAGATCACCTTTGGCGTCAGCTACGATCATGGCTGGACCGCCTTCTCCGCCAATGAGGAACTGGGCATCATTCAGCCCAATCTCGTCGTCGGGGGTTTCGGCTACATTGTCGAAGAGCAGGCGACCGGCATCTCCAGCGTCTCTGTGCGTGCGGCGAACGATTATCTCGGCGTCTATGCGCTCGATTCGCTGGATTTGACCGACGATCTAAAGGTCACAGCGGGCGCCCGTTTCAACCGCGCCAACATCGCGCTCTACGACATGAGAGGAACGACGCTGAACGGCAATGGCGTCTTCACCCGCATCAATCCAGTCGCGGGCCTGACCTACAAAATACTGCCGAACGTCTCCGCCTACGCCAGCTACTCCGAGGCGAACCGCGCGCCAACGCCGCTCGAACTCGGCTGCGCCGATCCCAACCGGCCCTGTCTTATCGACAACTTCCTCGTCGCCGATCCGCCGCTGAAGCAGGTGGAGGCGCAAACGATCGAAGCCGGATTTCGGGGGGATATTGCCGTTCCGACGATCCTGCCCGCCTATGCCGATGCGCTGCCCGGCAATCTCAACTGGAGCCTTGGCGTCTTCCGCACCTATAGTTTCAATGACATTCTGAGCGTGCCGAGCGCGATCAACGGCCGCGGCTATTTCACCAACGCTGGCACGACTCTACGCCAGGGGATCGAATCGTCCTTCCGCTACACGACCGAACGGGTGAACGCCTTTTTGAACTACACGCACACGGACGCGACATTCCGCTCGACGATCGTGCTCGGCGCGCCCGATAATCCGCTGACCGGGACTTTTGGGACCGGCGGCTCCATCCTGGTGACGCCTGGCGCAAATCTGACCTCAGTGCCGCGTCACCGCTTCAAGGCCGGGATTGATTTCGCCGTGACCCCGCTGTGGAAAGTCGGCGCCGACTTCCAATATTCGTCCGGTCCGTATATTCGCGGCGACGAAATCAACCTCGCCGGAAGGTTGCCGTCGTACGGCATTCTCAATTTTCGCACGTCGTATCAGCTTGGCCCGAACATCCAGGTCTACGGCCTGCTCGAAAATGTCACCAACACCCGAGCGCGCAGCTTCGGCACGTTTTTCGACACGAATGACATCTCCTTTCTCGCCTTCAACAATCCGCGCATGGTCTCGATCGGCCCGCCGCTGGGCGTCTATGGGGGCGTGAAGATCACCTACTGA
- a CDS encoding EF-hand domain-containing protein — protein sequence MKKALLFGALALAGVTALPATSALAKAAGPVAALDTDDDGTVDLKEINKSATDLFASLEKDADGTVDLKEMKGRVSKKDFKTADPDNDGTLSKDEFLTMVSVMFKDADPDNDGTLDAKELASKKGKALLRVTR from the coding sequence ATGAAGAAAGCATTGCTATTCGGCGCGCTCGCGCTTGCTGGCGTCACGGCGTTGCCGGCGACGTCCGCGCTCGCCAAGGCGGCCGGCCCCGTCGCCGCGCTCGACACCGACGATGATGGAACTGTCGATCTCAAGGAAATCAACAAGTCTGCGACTGATCTCTTTGCGAGTCTCGAGAAGGACGCTGACGGAACGGTCGACCTCAAAGAGATGAAAGGCCGCGTCTCGAAGAAGGACTTTAAAACAGCCGATCCGGACAATGACGGCACGCTTTCAAAGGACGAATTTCTGACGATGGTCTCCGTCATGTTCAAGGATGCGGATCCCGACAATGACGGCACGCTCGACGCCAAGGAGCTCGCATCCAAGAAGGGTAAGGCGCTGCTGCGCGTGACACGGTGA